In the Mastomys coucha isolate ucsf_1 unplaced genomic scaffold, UCSF_Mcou_1 pScaffold18, whole genome shotgun sequence genome, one interval contains:
- the Agmat gene encoding agmatinase, mitochondrial isoform X2 — MTFHLKSMFNWMLRAYCVCQDVTQTCGGFGPCRIREESLMLGAVNPSTGALPFQALRVADLGNVNVNLYNLPDSCRLIREAYQNIIAAGCIPLTLGGDHTITYPILQAVAKEHGPVGLVHVGAHTNTTDKPQEEKVYHRTPFRRSVDEGLLDCKRVVQIGIRGSSRTLDPYRYSRNQGFRVVLAEDCWMKSLVPLMAEIRQQMGGTPLYISFAIDALDPAYAPGTGTPEIAGLTPSQALEIIRGCQGLNVVGCDLVEVSPPYDLSGNTALLAANLLFEMLCALPKVTAV; from the exons ATTTGGACCTTGTCGCATCCGGGAGGAATCACTGATGCTGGGGGCTGTCAATCCCAGCACGGGAGCCCTCCCCTTCCAGGCCCTCAGGGTAGCAGACCTCGGCAACGTGAACGTCAATCTCTACAACCTTCCCGACAGCTGCCGGCTAATTCGAGAGGCCTATCAGAACATCATTGCAGCCGGCTGCATTCCTCTGACCTTGG gTGGAGATCATACAATCACATATCCCATTCTGCAAGCCGTGGCAAAGGA GCATGGCCCTGTGGGTTTAGTGCATGTGGGTGCCCACACCAACACCACGGACAAACCTCAGGAGGAGAAGGTCTACCATCGGACACCTTTCCGCCGAAGTGTGGACGAGGGACTGCTGGACTGCAAGCGAGTGGTACAGATAGGCATCCGGGGCTCCTCCAGGACCCTGGATCCCTACAGATACAGTCGGAACCAG GGTTTCCGGGTGGTCCTGGCTGAAGACTGTTGGATGAAGTCACTGGTCCCCCTGATGGCAGAGATCAGGCAGCAGATGGGGGGCACGCCTCTTTACATCAGCTTTGCCATAGATGCCTTGGATCCTGCCTATGCCCCAGGAACAGGGACACCGGAAATTGCTGGGCTCACCCCTAGTCAG GCTCTGGAGATCATCCGGGGCTGCCAAGGCCTGAATGTGGTGGGCTGCGATCTTGTGGAAGTTTCCCCGCCATATGATCTCTCTG gCAACACAGCCCTCCTAGCAGCTAACCTACTGTTTGAGATGCTGTGTGCTCTCCCCAAAGTGACAGCCGTCTGA